The segment ACCGACAGGGCATCTGCTTGCCCAGTGGAACTTCGATGTCAAACGAAGACGTTACGCGAATCTGCAAAACGATCCGCAGCCTTTGCAAAACTCGATCCCTCAGAGAAACCGGCTGATCGCCGGACATTACATCAGCAAACTGATGTGTATCAGCATGAACCACTTTCCCAAAATAAAAATCGATCCCCCGGCAGTCATCATTGGCGCTGCTCGCAGTGGTACGAACATGCTTCGTAATCTGTTGTCCGAACTGGAACCGTTCGCAACGTGGCCCTGTGACGAGATCAACTACATTTGGCGACACGGCAACCGCGAGTTCGAAACCGACGAGTTCACGGCAGAGATGGCGAACGAAAAAACGGTTGCTTACATTCGAAAGCAATTTGCCAGATTCGCAAAGGACCATCCCGGCAAAATGGTGATCGAAAAAACCTGTGCCAATACGCTTCGATGCGAATTCGTTCAGGCAGTCCTTCCCAATGCAAAATTCATCCACATCATCCGCGATGGACGTGATGCGGCTGCATCTGCTTCGCTACGCTGGAATGCTGGTTTGGATATTGGGTATCTCATGAAGAAAGCCCGTTACGTCCCCAAGACTGATGTACCGTACTACGCACTCAGGTACCTCGGCAGTCATATATATCGTTTGACAGCAAAGAAGGATCGCCTTTCAACCTGGGGACCGAAGTTCACGGGCATGCAAACAGCGTTTGAACAAAATGATCTGGCAGTAGGATGCGCGATTCAGTGGAAATCTTGCGTCAGCAAAGCCATCGAACAGCTTGGCAAACTGGATCAAAAGAAGGTCATGACGGTTCGCTACGAAGCCGTCACATCTGATCCAGCGATGTGGCTGAACAAAATCTGTGAGTTTCTTGATCGAGATGTCGCCCCGGTAAGCATTGCGGAACTCACCGACAGTGTTTCGAAAAAGAGCGTAGGCAAATGGCAAAAGCAACTCTCGGAACTACAGGTACAACAGATCAACGAGGTCGCCGGCGATCTTTTGACAAAACTGGGCTACGTGGAACCGTGAGTGCTTCGTCCATGAACCAAATTGATTCTGTACCAAACACCATCCCAAACGGCGGTTTGACGTTTGCGCAACGCTTTTGCAAACGAACGTTTGACATTGTTGCAGCGATCCTTGGCTTGTTGTTGCTTTGGCCATTGATACTGTTCGGCTGGATACTTGCAACGATCAGCACTCGTAAAAACGGGCTGTTTGTGCACCAGCGGATCGGCTTGCACGGGCGGCCGTTTCCGATGTACAAACTTCGTTCGATGAGAGAAGTCCCCGGCGTCACAACGACTAACACTGCTGGCAATGACGTTCGCATCACTCGAACTGGTAAGTGGTTGCGTAGACTGAAAATCGATGAATTGCCTCAACTGATCAATGTCCTTTTTGGTCACATGAGTTTTGTTGGGGCTCGGCCGGACGTCGCGGGCTACACCGATGTGCTGGAAGGGGAGGACAGAATTCTGCTGTCGATGCGACCAGGAATTACCGGTCCGGCATCGTTAACGTACCGCCACGAAGAAGAAATCCTGGCGGCGGCGGACGATGCGGAGTATCGCAATGACCATATACTGTGGCCGCACAAGGTGAAACTCAACCGCAAGTATCTGGACGAGTGGTCGTTCATCGGCGACCTCAGATACATTCTACAAACGTTTATTGGTTCACCAATCACGATTGCTCCTGATGACTTTAAGGACCCAAGTTGAAACTGCTGCTCGCACATCGTTACATTCGCCCAGACACTCCAGGCTATGCGCACATGCTTTACATCATGGGCCGCAAGTTTGCCGAGCAGGGTCATGATGTAACCATTTTCTCGGCGCAGCCGGGGTATAACAACGCTTACGATGGCCCGCGTTTACCGGTTAGAGAAACAACTGACGGCATGACCATCATTCGCATTCCGCTGCTCAAGGAAGATAAAAAGAAGCCGATCCCACGAGCAATCAACGTCGTGGTCTTCGGGCTTTGGCTGTTCTTTCACGCCGTGTTTCGATTCAAGCCATACGACTTGATGACAGTGTCAACTTTCCCGCCAACGATCATGGCAACCGTCGCTCGAGCGATCTGCTTTTTCCGTCGAACGGAATACATTTACCACTGCATGGATTTGTATCCGGAAATTGCACAAGCCAGTGGCTTGCTAAAACGTTCGCTGCCGCTTCGAATCGCTGCTTGGGTTGACAAGCGGAATTGCCAGAAAGCAAAAGCTGTCGTTGTGCTCTCCGATGACATGCTGGCCTCCCTGAGAAACCGTGGGCTCGCTGGCGACAATGTACACGTGATCAACAATTTCATTATCGACACCGTTGACGAATCCGCGAGTGTTCCAGCGGCTTTCGAAGTTCCGACTGAGAAGTTTCGCGTGCTATTTGCCGGAAACATTGGGCGTTTTCAAAGCCTGGAAACGATCGTCGACGCGGCAAAACTTCTGTCAACGAACGACGAGATCGAGTTCTGGTTCATCGGCGCTGGCGTAAGCGTGGACGCGTTGAAAAAGCGGTCTGACTCTGCGACTGGTCAGTCGATACACTTTCATCCCTACCTGCCGATCGAAGCCGTGATGAAAGTCATCAATCGCTGCAATCTAGGGGTGGTATCGTTGGCTCCCAAAGTGATCCTCAGCGCCTATCCGAGCAAGACGATGACCTACCTTGAAGCAGGTTGCAAACTACTGTGTCTGGTCGAAGGAGATACTTCGCTCGCTACATTGGTGAATCAACACAATCTGGGATCCGTTTGTACGCAACCTGCAACTGCCGATGAAGTCGCATCAGCGATCTCAAAAGAGTTTGATAGTTGGAAACGCTACGGGTACGACCGTGACGCAATTCAAAATGTTGGTCGAGCCCATTTCGGACAAGAGGCCATACTGGATTGCTGGTTGCGGTTGCTGGGAGGAAAATCGCCGGGAACACCAGACGCTGTCAAGCCAGCTTCGTTCTCTGCCAGCACAAGCGAATTAAGGAAAACACAGACCACTGAATTCGTGCACTCTGCGGATTAGCCGGATTGAGAAAAACCGTAATAATCTTCGCAGCCAAATCAACAAAGTAGTTCCACAGGTCACTGCTGGAAATTTCGATCAAACCTAAACCGCCTGTTTGAACACCTGACCAGGCCTCACCCCAATAATCACCCGAACCATGTCTGACAAATCCAACTTCGACCCAGCTGAAAAAACCGTCCTGATCACCGGAGGCACCGGCTCGTTCGGCAAAACGATGGTCTCCCATTTGCTGGCACAGGGCTATAAGCAAATTCGCATTTTCAGCCGCGATGAGTGGAAACAGGAAGACATGCGAGTTCGAATGGCGGAGCCGCGGCTCAAGTTCTATATCGGAGACGTTCGCAACCGGGCCAGCGTCGATGGAGCGATGGAAGGCGTCAACATGGTCTTTCACGCTGCCGCGCTCAAGCAAGTTCCCTCTTGCGAGTTCTTTCCGATGCAGGCTGTCGAGACGAACATCATTGGATCGAACAACGTCCTGGAGTCAGCGGTTTCGAACAAAGTCGAAAGCGTCGTCGTCTTGGGAACGGACAAAGCCGTCTATCCCGTCAACGCGATGGGAATGACCAAAGCGGTAATGGAAAAAGTCGCCCAATCGATCGCCCGACGGCTTGGCGAACACGACACCACCATCAGCAGCGTTCGCTACGGGAACGTCATGTATTCGCGCGGTAGCGTCATTCCACTTTTCGTGCGTCAGATTCGCGAAGGCAACCCGATTACAATTACCGAACCGACGATGTCTCGGTTCATGCTGCCCCTCCGCGATTCGGTGGCTCTCGTCGAGTTCGCTTTCAACAACGCCAAACAGGGGGACATCTTCATCAAGAAAGCACCCGCTTGCACGATCGGGATGCTGGCTCAGGCGATGGTTGAACTTTTCCAGTCCGACACGAAAATTGAGACCATTGGCATTCGCCACGGCGAGAAAATGTTTGAAGCGTTGGCCAGTGTCGCGGAGATGCAGCGCAGCGAAGACATGGGTGACTTCATGCGAATTTCAATGGACGAGCGTGATCTGAACTACAAGCGTTTCTTCACCGAAGGCGAACAACTCGAACCGATGGCTCACGACTATGACTCCCACAACACGAGACAACTCACCCTTGAGGAAATGAAAGCCCTGTTGCTTTCGTTGCCTGAGATTCAAAGCGATCTTGAAGAGCTGGGCTTGCCTACTTCCTAGTCCCGCACTCCGGTGAGTCCGCCTTTAGCTCACCCCAACCTTGACCTCGGCATGTTGGCAATCGCTTCGGAAAATCCCCATCGAGTTGTCAACGATGAAAAAGAAAACTTATGACCCGTAACTCACAACAACACATCCTTGTCACCGGAAGCGACGGCTTAATCGGCTGGCACTTGCGATGCTGGCTCGAAACGTGTGCTGGCACGCATGTCATTCCGTGCAATCGCGAGCAATTCAACGACGACGCATACCTCAGTGATGCGATCGAAAAAGCAAACGTGATCGTGCACCTTGCCGGCATGAATCGGGGCGAAGAAGAAGATATCGTACAGACGAACATCGGTCTGGCTCAACGCATCACCGAAATCTGCCAACAGCTCGATTGTCGTCCGCAGATCATCTACAGCTCGTCGACTCAAGTCGATGGCGACAGTCGCTATGGCTATTCAAAACGGGTCGCTGGGGAAACATTTCAGGATTGGGCGAACGTCGAAGACGCCCGGTTCCTCAACCTTGTGTTACCACATGTTTTCGGTGAGCACGGCAAACCGTTTTACAATTCGGTTGTTTCGACGTTTGCCCATCAGCTCGCCAATGGCGAGACTCCAAAGATTATCAGCGATGGCCAGGTTAACCTGCTGCACGCTCATGATGTCGCTCAAATCATCTGGAATTCGATCGAAGACGGAACGGTTGGAGAACTTCGGCCTCACGGCAGCGAAATGTTCGTTTCCGAGTTGCTGGAGCGAATGCAACGGCTCAGCCAACGCTATTTCGACGGAGTGATTCCGGAAGCGACGGAGCCGATCGATCTGAAACTGTTCAACACTTTTCGTTCCTACATTCCGTATGAAAAAAGAGCCGTCGACTTGACGTTGCACACGGACGACCGCGGAAATCTTTTCGAAGCCGCTCGTGCGGACGGGCAGGGGCAGGTTTTCGTTTCGACCAGCCATCCAGGAATCACTCGTGGCCAGCATTTTCATTTTCGCAAAGTCGAAAGGTTTTTGGTGATTCAGGGCAAGGCCAAGATTCGAATGCGTCGCGTCCTTCACGACGACATTGTGACTTACGAAGTCAGTGGCGATCATCCGCAAGCGATCGACATCCCTACGTTGCATACGCACAACATTACTAATGTCGGCGACACGCCGCTGCTGACTCTTTTTTGGGCTGGCGAACACTTTGATCCTGACAACTCGGATACGTATCCGATGATTGTTGAAATTCCAACGACTCAATCAGCAGAAGCATGAATTCAACTCGCCTAAAAGTTCTCACGATCCTCGGAACTCGCCCGGAAATCATCCGCCTCAGCCGCACCATGGCAGCACTTGACCAGTACACCGATCACCAGATCGCACACACTGGCCAGAACTACGATTACGAATTGAATCAGATCTTTTTTGATGATCTGGAGATTCGCAAGCCAGACCATTTCATGGGAGTCGACACATCGTCGCTGGGCAATGTGCTGGGCGGAACGTTGATCGAGAGCGAAAAAATCCTGCGTCAGGAAAAGCCCGACGCGGTCGTGATTCTTGGGGACACCAACAGCGCATTGGCGGGCATCATGGCGCGTCGCCTGAAGATTCCGCTGTATCACATGGAAGCCGGAAACCGCTGCTTTGATTTAAATGTTCCAGAAGAAACCAATCGCCGCATCATTGATCATGTCAGCGATTTCAACCTGGTCTACACGGAACACGCGCGTCGACATTTGCTTTCCGAAGGCATCTCGCATCGGCGAATCTACGTGACCGGTTCGCCAATGAACGAAGTCCTGAATCACTACGGTGCGAAAATCGATGCTTCGACGGCGCCCGCAGATTTGGGCGTTGAACCTGGTAAATATATCTTGGTCAGCATGCATCGCGAAGAGAACGTGGACTATGAGAAACCGCTGACGGAGTTGGTGAACGCGTTGACGATGTTGTCGGAAAAGTTCGACATGCCCGTGATTGTGTCGACTCATCCGCGAACGCAGAAACGGCTGGATCAGTTCGGGCTGAAAGTTGACGAGTCCAAGGTCCGCTTCATGAAGCCGTTTGGATTCTGCGATTACAATAAACTTCAAAAGGACTCGTTCTGCGTCGTTTCCGACAGCGGCACGATTTCCGAAGAGTCGTCGATGCTCCGCTTCCCCGCGGTGACCATTCGAAACGCTCTGGAGCGCCCCGAAGCCATGGATACTGGCAGCATCACACTGACGGGCACCAATCCGGATCGCATTCTCGATTGCGTGACGGTCGTGACGGATCAGTTCGCGGCCGGAACTGTGGCACCCGTGCCTGTCGACTATCAGGTTCCCAACACGTCGCAGCGAGTTGTTCAACTAATTCTTGGAACGGCTAAACTTGCCCATCGCTGGCAAGGCATCGACGATCGGTCGTAGCGACTGCTTCCGGTCGCTCCGCAAGTCGTTGTCTCGTACGCGGTGACGGAACGGCCAAGCCTACTTCGCCAGTGCCGCGGCCCAAAATCCGGCACGCATTTTCTCTACGTCAATCGTCTTATACATCCAGACTTTGCGTTGAGTGTTCTCGGGCGGCGTCGTTACTTCCACCTCGCTCGCCAATGAGGGATCGATCATGGCTTCTACCAACGCCAGATCCCACATCACCCAGGTTTTCGAGCTGCCAAACAGTCGCGTCCAACGTTCGGTCAGTTGCTCTCCAAGCGGTCCCATTCTGGCCTGTTTTTCAAAGCTATCTCCCTGCTCGAACTTGAAAATTCCTGATGTCGTCGCGGACATCACATGCAGTTCGAGATCTTTTTGGTTCAGCAGAAAGTCGACAGCGTTGAGGTCCCGACGAACATTGAACTCAGATTTGTTCCAGGTACCTGTCCCGAAGTCGTACTGAAACCCCATGACGTAGGCTTTGATTTTCGGCGCGATTTCAGGAGCCAACTTGATGGCAGAAGCAAGGTTAGTGCTGGCTCCGATGCACACGACGTAAAGCTTTTCATCATTGGCAAGCTCACGAGCAGACTTGATGATAAATTGAGCCGCGGGAGAGTCTTTCGCTTCGTCTCCACCCCAGGGCTTTCCCATCGGACGCTCCGCCCCGATGTTCAACGGCAGCCCACTGACTCCCATCAGTTCGACAAGCCTTTCGTTTAGCTTTTGGCTGGCTTGGACCGAATCTTGTTGCCCCAAGTAGTGAAACCACTGAGCCGAATTCAATCCGATGACGTCGAATTTGTCTTGACGAAAGATCCGGATGATGGCGTACTGGTCATCAATCTCATTGGCGGTATCCGCATCGAGAATCAATTTTGGTTTGGCATCCTGAGCATGAACCATCGCGGCCCACAGGAGCGTAAAAGAAATTGCAAGAACGCAAAAGATTCGGGAGACGTTTATCTTCATGGCCGTGGTCCTGTCAGGGCGATCAAATTCACTTCACAGTGTGAACCCATAATATAGCCGACAGGAATTCAAAAGCTGCACGTTGGCAGCGAACGGAATCAGCAGGGACTTTTCCTATTGAAAAGTTCCGCTCGTGTCACGGTTTCGCCAATCTGCAGAACGCGTGTTATTGTACGGATCGTAAGACGCAGTTGATTGGCCTTGGACGACTGCGTTGGTGTTGGCTGCAAAAACTGCGTTTGTCGCGTTGCCTGTCTGAACCATTCCTGAAGCAGCATTGTATTGGCCCGACGGAACGCTAAAAGTTCCGGAGTAATAAGGTTGCTGGTATCCCGACATGCCTTGGCCGGGTAGCTGTGCCACCTGGACTCCGGAAGCCCGAGCGTAGTATTGCGATGGAGCGCGGACTGCGGAAGCGTCGGTTGCCGGCAATCGCGTTCGATCGTAAGTCTCGTTAACCGCGGTCGTGGAATAGTCCGGCGATCTTACATAGGAATCGCCGTAGCCCTGATTGGCCGGTGCCTGTGTGTTTTGAACCAGTACGGAACGGGCGCTCGCAGGAGCAGCACTTTCCTGCCCTGTTGCCGCCGGGTTTGCGGTTGAGTTGCTACCAAGCGTCGTCGTGCCACTGGTTGGCTGAGTGGCGTTGGACTGATTGTTGTTCGGGTTTGGATTCGAAGCCGGGTTTGCTGTATTGCCGCCAACCGATTGCCAGCCATTTTGCTGATTGAATTGACTCGCTCCGTTGGCTGGCGTTGGCGCGTTCCCGCCTGTATTGAGCAAACCGCGATTCTGATTGACGCCGAACGGATTGTTGCGAGCAATCGAAGGAATGTTCAACGTGCCCGTTCCCGGTGGTGGAATGACCTGGGATCTTCCGCCAGCGGCTCCGTACTGTTGTCCGTAGTTCGGAGCGGTGTTGTATCCGTACTGATTGGCGTAGGGCTGTTGTTGGTAGGGATAGTAGTTGGGTTGGCATCGATTGCGACAGCCCGTAAACGACATGCCGACGACGCACAGCACCACAGCACAAACGATATTTCGATTCGAAGACATCACAGTCCTTCCGGATTTGAGGGCTCGCAATCAAATTTGGGGCGCGAGCTTTAGCGGGAAAGTAGCAAACGGCCATTTTCGTGCAATATCAATCGTGCTGGCGTGTCAGTCCGGAGGAAGTAGAGAGTTTGGGCATCCGGAGGGCTTGATCGGCGGAACTTGACGCGAAAGAAGTTGTTCCTTGCGAAGCAGAATTTACATCGTTCGCACAACGGTTATCCTATCGAACATGCTATCTGATTCGATCAATCTCAAATTGCTCGAGCATCACGCTCGGCTGACTGCGGAAGCCCGCTATCGACTGCTTTACCATCGGTTCGACCCGCATTTGCAGCAACCGATTTATGGTGAGCGTGTCCTGCCCAAATTCTCCAAACGGGCTTCGGGATGTCAGATTTGGGATATTCTTGGCAGCGTCTACCTGGACTGGACCGGCAGCTCGGATTCGAACTTGCTCGGCCACCGTCATCCTGCTGTCGTGGATGCGATTAAACAATGGGCGATCGACGAACCGGCTCATGAACTCGATGAACCAGCCGCCTGCGACGGACCGCTGACCGATCCGCGAGAAGTTTCTCTGGCCAAAAAGTTTGCGGACGTTTTCAACCACGGCGACGAACTGTTGGTCGGATTCACGCGAGGCAGAAGCGAGGCTCTTTATTGTGCGACTGAGATGGCGCGGACTTTGACCGGTCGGCCGATGATCGCTGTCCATGAAGTTCACTCGAATCGACCTTTGTTCGCCGAAGATCAACGCTTTCGGTTTACGCGTTCCCATTTCGAAGAAACCAACGTCAAAACGATTCCGCTCGATGACGTGAAAGCCATAGAGTGGCTGCTGAAAACGAATCCGGATCAATTGGCTGCTGTCGTGATCAATCCGCCCACGTTTCAGCTTCCACCGACGGGCTACTATAAAGAGCTACATTCTTTGCTGCAGAAGCATGGAACGCTTTTGATCCTGGACGAATCGGAAACGGCCTTTCGGCTGGACATCGGCGGTGCCCAACAACACTTTTCGATCGCTCCAGACATCACGGTCACCGGCGAGAAGTTGGGGGGAGCGTTTGCGTTTTCTGCGGTGCTGGGGCGGAAAGAATTACTGGGCCGAGCCTGGCGGAGCACCATGAGGACGCTAGATCGTCCCGGAGGGCTTACGCTTGACGTTGTCGAAGCGGCGTTTGACGTGGTGGTCGGGCGATGTCTCCCGTCCGAGTTGCGTCACGTCGGATCCCAGCTACGGGACGGGTTCAATGATTTTGCGCAAGAGCAAGGTTTTCCGTGCCAACTGGTAGGCGATCCAACTCGACTGGCTTTGCAGTTCGATGCTCAAGAATTCCTGACGCCTGAACAACTCCGGGCAGCATTTTGCATGTTCGCTCTGGAAGAAGGGCTGATCACGCATGGAGAATTTTGGCCCAACGCGGCTCACAACGGCGATGCCCTGTTCGACACGATGCGGATGCTTGAACGCACGACGGAATCAATGACGCGATGGATGCGCGAAATTGTCAAACCGGAAGAAGCGATCGGCGAGCCGTTTTCAAAGTTCGAGCTTCGCGGCAGAATCGACGCTCTCAATATGATCCGCAAGACGATGGTGTTGACGGGCTGGGTTTTAATCGATGGCGAACCGGTGGAACTTTCCGCGGTCGACGAAGACGGAACTCGGGTCGCTGCTGAACAGGTTCAGCGAAAGGATTTGGCAGCCGGTATGCCGAATAGTCCGCAAGCAAACAACGCCGGGTTCAAGCTGTCCGTGGAAGTCCAAAGCATCAAAAAGCCCAGCCGCTTTTTGATCGAGGCACACCGCGACGGCAAACTGATCTACCGCACGCTGCTGGTCCATGATCCGGCCGAGCAGTCGTCAGCGCCCTATCCGTTTCGCGATGGATACATTTTCACCTAAAGGCCTACTTCACCAGTAGTTCGCGCGGCGACTCGGTCGTCGGTTTCGGCGCGGCCAACTTCGGATCCGCCAACTGTTGCCGCAGGAATTCCGGACGATTGGTGGTCAGCGATGACGTGCCGAACGACTTTAGTTGCACTGCCTGATTCGGGTCATCGATCGTCCAGGCGTGAAACTCGAATCCTGCATCCACCATCGCGGCCACAAATTCCTCCGTGACGACGTCCTCGTGCCCTTGCGATCCCAGACCAGTCGCTTGAGTCCGGGCCAACGTGGCGAGCACCTCGTCTTGAGTCGGCGTCCAGGACGGGTCGTCTTCACTGCCTTTTAATTTATACGATGTCAACCAATTCGCTTTGTATTGAGGCATCGACTCACGTACTTGCTGAATCACTGCGGATTTGAAACAAATAATTACGATCTGTTCCGGCTCCAAATTCGACGCAGCCAACTCTTTCTCAAGGACCGGCAAGATCTCGGGGCCACACTTGATCTCTACGAAGATCTTCTTCCCTTCCGGAACGGTCGCCAGAACATCGCTCAACGTGGGTATTTTCTCACTGGAGAACTGACGGCCTTTCCAGCTTCCCACCTCCAGATTTTGCAACGTCGCCAGATCCGATTCCGCGACTTTCAATACTGGCTTGGTCGGACAAACACGCTCCGTATCTTTGTCGTGGATGCAGACAATCTGCTTGTCCGACGTCAAATGAAAATCGCCCTCGATCGCATCGGCTCCCTGCTTCCAAGCCAGCCGAAACGCCGCCAGAGTATTCTCCGGTGCGTCGTGCGACGCGCCGCGATGAGCGACGAACAGCTGAGCCGGTGCAAGACCTGGCAAAATGGAAATCAAGAGAAACACCAATGGCAGCGGCAAACGAGATAGTTTCATGGTTCTAGCGTGTCAGATTGAAGAAGCGAAAGTTCAAAGTAGATTCTTCGGAGCAGGTGCTGCGTCATCCAGTTTTAGATGGGGCCTGTCGTCGAACCATCCGAGTTTAGGTCGAAGTTAAACACATTGTTACCCGTTGGGATCGTCAGATTCAACTTTGATTCCTTGTGATATTCTACGGGAACCAGCTCTTTCTTTTCCTTCGGCTTAGGCAAATCCGGATCGACTTCTGCGTCGCCTTCATCCGTTTTTAGTTCGCCCGTGCTGGCCAGAGTACTGATCTTTACGACGACTTCGCCTGGCAAAACGCCATCAACTTCGCTATTGAACTTCATGCGATAATCGCCATTGGCATCGGTCGTCGCATAGGACATCGTTCCGTCAGTTTGCTCAAAGAAAACGACGGTGTCGGGCAACGGTTCACCGTCGAGCTTGATATTTCCGGTGACTTTGATCAAGCCGAGTTGAGAATAGTTGGCCTCGTTGGACCCAATGCAGCCGGAAACCATCGTGATCGCAATCAAGCAGATTCCCATCGCTATTGGTCGGTTTGAGAATTTCATGGAAGAGCGTTTTCCGTTTTATAGTGTAAGAATTGATCAACGCGACGCATCAGTCTGACTGAACGCTTCGCACCGCTGATATGTGCTCGTGCATCGAGCATTGTTTGGAGAATGTAAAAGTAAGCAGGCCCGAAGGACGCGAGTGAGTCATCAACATTCTGACTCACTCGCGCTTCGTACTCTTTTTGTTTAGACCTGACACCAAGAGTCTAGAAATCGCTGACGACTTCGCCACCGTCACGAGACCCGAGAGCCTGGTAGGTCACAATGTCGATACTGTCACTGATGAAGTGCGTCGACCCGTCACACAAACCGAACGTCGCTCCGCCCGGATGGTAGCTTCCGAAACTCAGCTCGATCAAGCGGCCTGCCGTTGTTGGATCCAGCTTGTTGATGTTCATCGGCGTGTAGGTTGCACCAACCAGTTCGGAAAACTCGGTGCCTCCGTTGCCGCCGTCACAACGACATGGATCTGCCGTCGGAGAACCGATGTACCAGTAATCCATCGCCTGACCATCTTTGACAAAACCGGGATCGGTGCGCGACTCGCCAACCATGATTGTGTTGGACGTACCGTCTGAGATATCTCCGAAAGTAATTTCACTGCAGGCAAACATAATCCCGTTCAGATCGATGCTTTCCATCGACTTGGTATCAGGCAGAATCGAGCTGGTGTCATCCGAAGTAACTTCGTTGCCGGCGCTGGCACGATAGCTCGCCGGGACGCGGCCCGGAATTCCATTGTTGTCGATATGCTCTTCGATCGGCATCGTTGGGCAGCGATAGCCGGGAATCATTGTTCCGGCTGCAGCCTCGTTGTCCGATCCGTTGGTCGCCCAGTTGTCGCTT is part of the Mariniblastus fucicola genome and harbors:
- a CDS encoding aminotransferase class III-fold pyridoxal phosphate-dependent enzyme; this translates as MLSDSINLKLLEHHARLTAEARYRLLYHRFDPHLQQPIYGERVLPKFSKRASGCQIWDILGSVYLDWTGSSDSNLLGHRHPAVVDAIKQWAIDEPAHELDEPAACDGPLTDPREVSLAKKFADVFNHGDELLVGFTRGRSEALYCATEMARTLTGRPMIAVHEVHSNRPLFAEDQRFRFTRSHFEETNVKTIPLDDVKAIEWLLKTNPDQLAAVVINPPTFQLPPTGYYKELHSLLQKHGTLLILDESETAFRLDIGGAQQHFSIAPDITVTGEKLGGAFAFSAVLGRKELLGRAWRSTMRTLDRPGGLTLDVVEAAFDVVVGRCLPSELRHVGSQLRDGFNDFAQEQGFPCQLVGDPTRLALQFDAQEFLTPEQLRAAFCMFALEEGLITHGEFWPNAAHNGDALFDTMRMLERTTESMTRWMREIVKPEEAIGEPFSKFELRGRIDALNMIRKTMVLTGWVLIDGEPVELSAVDEDGTRVAAEQVQRKDLAAGMPNSPQANNAGFKLSVEVQSIKKPSRFLIEAHRDGKLIYRTLLVHDPAEQSSAPYPFRDGYIFT
- a CDS encoding DUF1559 family PulG-like putative transporter; protein product: MSFKQEWPLSRRSQTRPGFTLVELLVVIAIIGILIGMLLPAVQQVREAARRTACANNVRQQVLAGHNFESAHMHFPYGWNNRGTGWNALLLPFIEQNNLWLTLDIIEESDNWATNGSDNEAAAGTMIPGYRCPTMPIEEHIDNNGIPGRVPASYRASAGNEVTSDDTSSILPDTKSMESIDLNGIMFACSEITFGDISDGTSNTIMVGESRTDPGFVKDGQAMDYWYIGSPTADPCRCDGGNGGTEFSELVGATYTPMNINKLDPTTAGRLIELSFGSYHPGGATFGLCDGSTHFISDSIDIVTYQALGSRDGGEVVSDF
- a CDS encoding glycerophosphodiester phosphodiesterase; amino-acid sequence: MKLSRLPLPLVFLLISILPGLAPAQLFVAHRGASHDAPENTLAAFRLAWKQGADAIEGDFHLTSDKQIVCIHDKDTERVCPTKPVLKVAESDLATLQNLEVGSWKGRQFSSEKIPTLSDVLATVPEGKKIFVEIKCGPEILPVLEKELAASNLEPEQIVIICFKSAVIQQVRESMPQYKANWLTSYKLKGSEDDPSWTPTQDEVLATLARTQATGLGSQGHEDVVTEEFVAAMVDAGFEFHAWTIDDPNQAVQLKSFGTSSLTTNRPEFLRQQLADPKLAAPKPTTESPRELLVK
- a CDS encoding carboxypeptidase-like regulatory domain-containing protein; amino-acid sequence: MKFSNRPIAMGICLIAITMVSGCIGSNEANYSQLGLIKVTGNIKLDGEPLPDTVVFFEQTDGTMSYATTDANGDYRMKFNSEVDGVLPGEVVVKISTLASTGELKTDEGDAEVDPDLPKPKEKKELVPVEYHKESKLNLTIPTGNNVFNFDLNSDGSTTGPI